Proteins found in one Magnolia sinica isolate HGM2019 chromosome 5, MsV1, whole genome shotgun sequence genomic segment:
- the LOC131246757 gene encoding uncharacterized protein LOC131246757 has protein sequence MADWGPVFVAVVLFILLTPGLLFQLPGRSRFIECGNFQTSGVSILVHSIIYFALISIFLLAIGVHMYIGS, from the coding sequence atggCGGACTGGGGCCCAGTTTTCGTAGCAGTGGTTCTATTTATACTGCTGACACCGGGTCTGCTCTTCCAGCTACCTGGTCGAAGCCGATTCATAGAGTGTGGGAACTTCCAGACGAGCGGCGTCTCCATCCTTGTTCATTCCATCATCTATTTCGctctcatttccatcttcttgCTCGCCATCGGCGTTCACATGTACATTGGCTCCTAA